One region of Gorilla gorilla gorilla isolate KB3781 chromosome 15, NHGRI_mGorGor1-v2.1_pri, whole genome shotgun sequence genomic DNA includes:
- the NGDN gene encoding neuroguidin, producing MAALGVLESDLPSAVTLLKNLQEQVMAVTAQVKSLTQKVQAGAYPTEKGLSFLEVKDQLLLMYLMDLTHLILDKASGGSLQGHDAVLRLVEIRTVLEKLRPLDQKLKYQIDKLIKTAVTGSLSENDPLRFKPHPSNMMSKLSSEDEEEDEAEDGQSEASGKKSVKGVSKKYVPPRLVPVHYDETEAEREKKRLERAKRRALSSSVIRELKEQYSDAPEEIRDARHPHVTRQSQEDQHRINYEESMMVRLSVSKREKGRRKRANVMSSQLHSLTHFSDISALTGGTAHLDEDQNPIKKRKKIPQKGRKKKGFRRRR from the exons ATGGCGGCTCTG GGGGTGCTGGAGTCAGACCTGCCAAGTGCCGTGACACTTCTGAAAAATCTCCAGGAGCAA GTGATGGCTGTAACTGCACAAGTGAAATCACTGACACAAAAAGTTCAAGCTGGTGCCTATCCTACAGAAAAG GGTCTCAGCTTCTTGGAAGTGAAAGACCAGCTGCTGCTCATGTACCTTATGGATTTGACCCACCTCATTCTGGACAAAGCCTCAGGAGGATCTCTTCAGGGACATGATGCAGTTTTGAGACTGGTGGAGATTCGCACG GTTTTGGAAAAGCTTCGTCCCTTGGACCAAAAGCTGAAGTAtcaaattgacaagctgatcaaGACTGCAGTGACAGGCAGCCTTA GTGAGAATGACCCACTTCGTTTTAAGCCTCATCCCAGCAATATGATGAGCAAG TTGAGCTctgaggatgaggaggaagatgAAGCAGAAGATGGCCAGTCTGAGGCTTCAGGGAAGAAATCTGTGAAGGGAGTGTCTAAGAAATATGTTCCTCCACGCTTGGTTCCAGTACATTATG ATGAAACAGAAGCTGAGCGGGAGAAGAAGCGTCTAGAACGAGCCAAGAGACGGGCATTGAGCAGCTCTGTCATTCGTGAACTTAAGGAGCAGTACTCAGATGCTCCAGAGGAAATCCGTGATGCTCGGCATCCCCATGTTACCCGCCAGAGTCAGGAGGACCAACACAG GATTAACTATGAGGAGAGCATGATGGTGCGTTTGAGCGTCAGTAAGCGAGAGAAAGGACGACGAAAACGAGCAAATGTCATGAGCTCACAACTTCATTCCCTTACACACTTCAGTGACATCAGTGCTTTGACAGGGGGAACTGCTCATCTTGATGAG GATCAGAATCCTATTAAGAAGCGGAAGAAGATACCTCAGAAAGGTCGGAAGAAAAAAG GTTTTCGGAGGCGGCGGTGA